In Aureibaculum algae, the following are encoded in one genomic region:
- a CDS encoding NAD(P)/FAD-dependent oxidoreductase codes for MQVDYIIVGLGLAGLAIAEELERNDKSYIIYEDYSQNSSRVAGGVYNPVILKRFTPVWDAFDQLNIAIPFYAALEQKLNIQIDYPLDIYRIFTSIEEQNNWFNACDKPFFESYMIPKIVKNNNQGINAPFGLGSVTNTGKIDTKALLDAYIDYLQKRDLIVNEGFEYSKVIFIEDCVKYKTITAKKIVFCEGYGVVKNPFFKDIPLKEAKGELLTIHSPNLNINYIIKSSVFIMPLGNDTYKVGATFNWRDKTLNPTQEAKDELENKLKKIINVPYTVIDQKAGIRPTVKDRRPIIGTHPNNPQLAILNGLGTRGVMLAPKMAKQLYNHLENDEQLSKEVDISRF; via the coding sequence ATGCAAGTAGATTATATTATTGTAGGTTTAGGATTGGCTGGTTTAGCCATTGCTGAAGAACTAGAACGAAATGATAAGTCCTATATCATTTACGAAGATTATTCTCAAAATTCATCTCGAGTGGCAGGTGGAGTTTACAATCCCGTTATTTTAAAACGTTTTACTCCTGTTTGGGATGCTTTTGACCAATTAAACATCGCAATACCGTTCTATGCAGCGTTAGAACAGAAATTAAATATCCAAATTGATTATCCTTTAGATATATATAGAATATTCACCTCTATTGAAGAGCAAAATAATTGGTTTAATGCTTGTGACAAGCCCTTTTTTGAGAGTTATATGATTCCCAAAATCGTTAAAAACAACAATCAAGGTATCAATGCTCCTTTTGGATTAGGAAGCGTTACAAATACAGGGAAAATTGACACCAAGGCCTTATTAGATGCATATATTGATTACCTACAGAAAAGAGATTTAATTGTTAATGAAGGTTTTGAGTATTCAAAAGTTATTTTTATAGAAGACTGTGTTAAATACAAAACTATTACAGCCAAAAAAATTGTATTCTGTGAAGGTTATGGAGTTGTAAAAAATCCATTCTTTAAGGATATACCTTTAAAAGAAGCCAAAGGAGAATTATTAACCATCCACTCCCCTAACCTTAACATTAATTATATAATAAAATCTTCTGTATTTATTATGCCCTTAGGAAATGATACTTATAAAGTAGGTGCAACTTTCAATTGGAGGGACAAAACTTTGAATCCCACCCAAGAGGCTAAAGACGAATTGGAAAATAAGTTGAAAAAAATAATTAATGTTCCCTATACAGTCATTGATCAAAAGGCAGGTATTAGACCTACTGTAAAAGATAGGCGACCCATAATTGGAACACACCCCAACAACCCTCAATTAGCCATTTTAAACGGATTAGGAACCAGAGGTGTTATGTTGGCTCCCAAAATGGCTAAACAACTCTATAATCATCTAGAAAACGATGAGCAACTCAGTAAAGAGGTTGATATCTCAAGGTTTTAA